Proteins encoded together in one Pseudomonas sp. Seg1 window:
- a CDS encoding GNAT family N-acetyltransferase: protein MPLQCLQNLSEIAPAMWDALVPDTQPFLRHAFLSALEDSGSVGPHTGWQPEHLLHIEDGRLIAALPSYRKWHSYGEYVFDHGWADACARAGIDYYPKLLTAVPFSPVSGPRLLAANVEDGFELLKSLPGYLEIEGLSSAHINFTDPFTDAAMAEQPGWLQRIGCQYHWQNRGYRDFQDFLDVLSSRKRKQMRKEREQVAGQGFEFEWLEGRELDEAQWDFVYACYANTYAVRRQTPYLTREFFSLLAERMPEAIRVVLARQGSRPVAMAFSLVGGDSFYGRYWGCLAEFDRLHFETCFYQGMDYAIANGFQRFDAGAQGEHKLIRGFEPVITHSWHYLRHPGLKAAVKDFLHQERAGVLAYAEEARAALPYRQT from the coding sequence ATGCCGTTGCAATGCCTGCAAAACCTGTCTGAAATCGCTCCGGCGATGTGGGACGCGCTGGTGCCCGACACTCAGCCATTTCTGCGTCACGCCTTTCTCAGCGCTCTGGAAGACAGCGGTAGCGTGGGCCCCCACACCGGTTGGCAGCCCGAGCATTTGCTGCACATCGAAGACGGGCGATTGATCGCGGCGTTGCCCAGTTATCGCAAATGGCATTCCTATGGCGAGTATGTGTTCGATCATGGCTGGGCCGATGCCTGCGCGCGTGCCGGAATCGATTACTACCCCAAGCTGTTGACGGCGGTGCCGTTCAGTCCGGTCAGCGGGCCGCGGCTGTTGGCCGCCAACGTCGAGGACGGTTTCGAGTTGCTCAAGAGCCTGCCGGGTTATCTGGAAATCGAAGGGCTCTCCAGCGCGCACATCAATTTCACCGATCCGTTTACCGATGCCGCAATGGCCGAGCAGCCGGGCTGGCTGCAGCGCATCGGCTGTCAGTACCACTGGCAAAATCGCGGATATCGCGACTTCCAGGATTTTCTCGACGTGCTCAGTTCGCGCAAGCGCAAGCAAATGCGCAAAGAGCGTGAGCAGGTGGCGGGGCAGGGCTTTGAATTTGAATGGCTTGAGGGGCGTGAACTGGACGAAGCGCAATGGGATTTCGTCTACGCCTGCTACGCCAACACCTACGCGGTGCGGCGACAAACGCCTTACCTGACCCGGGAGTTTTTCAGTTTGCTGGCCGAACGCATGCCCGAGGCGATCCGTGTGGTGCTGGCCAGACAGGGCTCACGGCCGGTCGCGATGGCCTTCAGTCTGGTGGGGGGCGACAGCTTCTACGGGCGTTACTGGGGTTGTCTCGCCGAGTTTGATCGACTGCACTTCGAGACCTGTTTTTATCAAGGCATGGACTACGCGATCGCCAACGGTTTTCAGCGTTTCGACGCCGGCGCTCAGGGCGAGCACAAGTTGATTCGCGGTTTTGAACCGGTGATCACCCATTCGTGGCACTACCTGCGCCATCCGGGTTTGAAAGCGGCGGTGAAGGATTTCCTGCACCAGGAACGCGCTGGCGTGCTGGCCTATGCCGAAGAGGCCAGAGCAGCCTTGCCCTACCGCCAAACATAG
- a CDS encoding FMN-dependent NADH-azoreductase: protein MSRVLIIESSARQQDSVSRQLTQTFISQWKAAHPADQITVRDLAVKPVPHLDINLLGGWMKPAEQRNANEQSSLDRSNELTDELLAADVLVMAAPMYNFAIPSTLKAWLDHVLRAGVTFKYTETGPQGLLSGKRAYVLTARGGIYAGGPADHQEPYLRQVMGFIGIHDVTFIHAEGMNLGGDFQEKGLNQANAKLSQVA from the coding sequence ATGTCCCGCGTTCTGATCATCGAAAGCAGCGCCCGCCAGCAAGACTCGGTATCCCGTCAACTGACCCAGACCTTCATCAGTCAGTGGAAAGCCGCGCACCCTGCCGATCAGATCACCGTACGTGACCTCGCCGTGAAGCCGGTGCCACACCTGGACATCAATTTGCTGGGCGGCTGGATGAAACCCGCCGAACAGCGCAACGCCAACGAACAATCCTCGCTCGACCGCTCCAACGAATTGACTGATGAATTGCTGGCCGCCGACGTACTGGTCATGGCCGCGCCGATGTACAACTTCGCGATCCCGAGCACCCTCAAGGCCTGGCTTGACCACGTATTGCGTGCCGGCGTGACCTTCAAGTACACCGAAACCGGTCCGCAAGGCTTGCTCAGCGGCAAACGTGCCTATGTGCTCACCGCACGGGGCGGCATCTACGCCGGTGGCCCGGCTGATCACCAGGAACCGTACCTGCGTCAGGTCATGGGTTTCATCGGCATCCACGACGTGACCTTCATTCACGCCGAAGGCATGAACCTTGGCGGCGACTTTCAGGAGAAAGGCTTGAATCAGGCCAACGCCAAGCTGTCCCAGGTCGCTTGA
- a CDS encoding DEAD/DEAH box helicase has protein sequence MFSQFALHERLLKAVAELKFVEPTPVQAAAIPLALQGRDLRVTAQTGSGKTAAFVLPILNRLIGPAKVRVSIKTLILLPTRELAQQTLKEVERFSQFTFIKSGLITGGEDFKVQAAMLRKVPDILIGTPGRMIEQLNAGNLDLKEVEVLVLDEADRMLDMGFAEDVQRLVDECPNRQQTMLFSATTGGSGLREMIAKVLNNPEHLQLNAVSQLNSTTRQQIITADHNQHKEQIVNWLLANETYQKAIVFTNTRAMADRIYGRLVAQEYKAFVLHGEKDQKDRKLAIDRLKQGGVKILVATDVAARGLDVDGLDLVINFDMPRSGDEYVHRIGRTGRAGNDGLAISLICHGDWNLMSSIERYLKQSFERRTIKEVKGTYGGPKKVKASGKAVGVKKKKTDAKGDKKKTAAKTPTKRKSVNRPKPDSLVSSDGMAPLKRRKPAEPAAE, from the coding sequence GTGTTTTCCCAATTCGCCCTGCACGAACGCCTGCTTAAAGCTGTGGCCGAGCTGAAATTTGTCGAGCCAACGCCTGTGCAAGCCGCGGCCATCCCGCTGGCGCTCCAAGGGCGTGATTTGCGGGTGACGGCGCAAACCGGTAGCGGCAAAACCGCCGCTTTCGTCCTGCCGATCCTCAATCGCCTGATCGGCCCGGCCAAGGTTCGCGTCAGCATCAAGACCCTGATCCTGCTGCCGACCCGCGAGCTGGCCCAGCAGACTTTGAAGGAAGTTGAACGCTTTTCGCAGTTCACCTTCATCAAGTCCGGCCTGATCACCGGCGGTGAAGACTTCAAAGTGCAGGCGGCGATGCTGCGCAAAGTGCCGGACATCCTCATCGGCACCCCGGGCCGGATGATCGAGCAACTCAACGCCGGCAACCTCGACCTCAAAGAAGTCGAAGTACTGGTGCTCGACGAAGCCGACCGCATGCTCGACATGGGTTTCGCCGAAGACGTCCAGCGTCTGGTCGACGAATGCCCGAACCGTCAGCAGACCATGCTGTTCTCCGCTACCACCGGCGGTTCCGGCCTGCGCGAGATGATCGCCAAGGTGCTGAACAACCCTGAGCACTTGCAGCTCAACGCGGTCAGCCAGCTGAACTCGACAACCCGTCAGCAGATCATCACCGCCGACCACAACCAGCACAAAGAACAGATCGTGAACTGGCTGCTGGCCAACGAGACCTATCAGAAGGCCATCGTCTTCACCAATACCCGCGCCATGGCCGACCGCATCTACGGGCGTCTGGTGGCTCAGGAATACAAGGCGTTCGTGCTGCACGGCGAGAAAGACCAGAAGGATCGCAAACTGGCGATCGACCGTCTGAAGCAGGGCGGCGTGAAGATTCTGGTGGCCACCGACGTCGCGGCCCGTGGTCTGGACGTTGATGGTCTGGACCTGGTGATCAACTTCGACATGCCACGCAGCGGCGACGAATACGTACACCGTATCGGTCGTACCGGCCGCGCCGGTAACGACGGTCTGGCGATCTCGTTGATCTGCCACGGCGACTGGAACCTGATGTCGAGCATCGAGCGTTATCTGAAGCAGAGCTTCGAGCGCCGCACCATCAAGGAAGTCAAAGGCACCTACGGCGGACCGAAAAAGGTCAAGGCCTCGGGCAAAGCTGTCGGCGTGAAGAAGAAAAAGACCGACGCCAAGGGCGACAAGAAGAAAACCGCCGCCAAGACGCCGACCAAGCGCAAGAGCGTCAACCGCCCGAAACCGGACTCTCTGGTGAGCAGCGACGGCATGGCCCCGCTCAAGCGCCGCAAGCCGGCAGAGCCTGCGGCTGAGTAA
- a CDS encoding alpha/beta hydrolase — translation MAYFEHEGCNLHYEEYGHGTPLLLVHGLGSSTLDWEMQIPALAAHYRVIVPDVRGHGRSDKPRERYSIAGFSADMLALIEHLNLGPVHYVGLSMGGMIGFQFGVDQPQLLKSLTIVNSAPEVKLRSRDDYWQWFKRWSLMRVLSLATIGKALGGKLFPKPEQADLRQKMAERWAKNDKRAYLASFDAIVGWGVQERLSRVTCPTLIVSADRDYTPVALKETYVKLLPDARLVVIADSRHATPLDQPERFNQTLLEFLAAADIQSQDH, via the coding sequence ATGGCGTATTTCGAGCATGAAGGTTGCAACCTGCACTACGAGGAATATGGCCACGGCACACCGTTGCTACTGGTTCACGGGCTCGGTTCAAGCACGCTGGACTGGGAAATGCAGATCCCGGCGCTGGCCGCCCACTACCGGGTGATCGTCCCTGACGTGCGCGGCCACGGCCGCTCCGACAAGCCCCGCGAGCGCTACAGCATCGCTGGTTTCAGCGCCGACATGCTGGCGCTGATCGAGCACTTGAACCTCGGCCCGGTGCACTACGTCGGGCTGTCGATGGGCGGCATGATCGGCTTCCAGTTCGGCGTCGATCAGCCGCAACTGCTCAAAAGCCTGACCATCGTCAACAGTGCGCCTGAGGTGAAACTGCGCAGCCGCGACGACTACTGGCAGTGGTTCAAGCGCTGGAGCCTGATGCGCGTGCTGAGCCTGGCGACCATCGGCAAAGCCCTCGGCGGCAAACTTTTCCCGAAACCCGAACAGGCCGATCTGCGGCAGAAAATGGCCGAACGCTGGGCAAAAAACGACAAACGTGCTTATCTCGCCAGCTTCGATGCGATTGTGGGCTGGGGGGTTCAGGAACGACTTTCCCGAGTGACCTGTCCAACCCTCATCGTCAGCGCCGACCGTGACTACACACCGGTGGCACTGAAAGAAACCTATGTAAAACTGCTGCCCGATGCGCGGCTGGTGGTGATCGCCGATTCACGCCACGCCACCCCGCTCGATCAACCCGAACGTTTCAATCAAACGCTGCTGGAGTTTCTCGCCGCAGCCGATATTCAATCTCAGGATCACTGA
- a CDS encoding carboxylate/amino acid/amine transporter, translating into MGYLLFVTLIQAFSFSLIGEYLAGHVDSYFAVLVRVVLAGLVFIPLTRWRSVEPAFMRGMLLIGALQFGVTYVCLYLSFRVLTVPEVLLFTILTPLHVTLIEDALNRRFNPWALIAALVAVGGAAVIRFDSINPDFFMGFLLLQLANFTYAAGQVMYKHLVAKHPSDLPHYRRFGFFYLGALAVVLPAFLMFGKANFLPEAPLQWGVLLFLGLVSTALGLYWWNKGACMVNGGTLAVMNNLHVPVGLLLNLLIWNQHEELGRLFLGGSVILAAVWISRLGIRKSAATS; encoded by the coding sequence ATGGGCTATCTACTTTTTGTCACGCTGATCCAGGCGTTTTCCTTCAGCCTGATCGGCGAATACCTGGCCGGGCATGTCGACAGTTACTTCGCGGTGCTGGTGCGTGTGGTGCTGGCCGGGCTGGTGTTCATCCCGCTGACGCGCTGGCGCTCGGTGGAACCGGCGTTCATGCGCGGCATGCTGCTGATCGGCGCGTTGCAGTTCGGCGTGACCTACGTCTGCCTGTATCTGAGCTTCCGCGTGCTGACGGTGCCTGAGGTTTTGCTGTTCACCATCCTCACGCCGCTGCATGTGACGCTGATCGAAGACGCGCTGAACCGCCGCTTCAATCCGTGGGCGCTGATTGCGGCGCTGGTGGCGGTGGGCGGCGCGGCGGTAATTCGCTTCGATAGCATCAATCCGGACTTCTTTATGGGTTTCCTGCTGCTGCAACTGGCCAACTTCACCTACGCGGCAGGGCAGGTGATGTACAAGCATCTGGTGGCGAAACACCCGAGCGATCTGCCGCATTACCGGCGCTTCGGCTTCTTCTACCTCGGTGCATTGGCGGTGGTCTTGCCTGCATTCCTGATGTTCGGCAAGGCCAACTTCCTGCCGGAAGCGCCGTTGCAATGGGGCGTGCTGCTGTTCCTCGGCCTGGTCTCGACCGCGCTCGGTTTGTACTGGTGGAACAAAGGCGCGTGCATGGTCAACGGCGGCACGCTGGCGGTGATGAACAACCTGCACGTGCCGGTGGGGCTTTTGCTTAACCTGCTGATCTGGAATCAGCATGAGGAACTGGGGCGGTTGTTCCTCGGCGGGAGTGTGATTCTGGCAGCGGTGTGGATCAGCCGGTTGGGTATCCGCAAATCTGCGGCCACCTCATAA
- a CDS encoding LysR family transcriptional regulator, whose translation MKAPRVTLDQWRTLQAVVDHGGFAQAAEALHRSQSSVSYTVARMQDQLGVPLLRIDGRKAVLTEAGGVLLRRSRQLVKQASQLEDLAHHMEQGWEAEVRLVVDAAYPSARIVRALTAFMPQSRGCRVRLREEVLSGVEEVLLEGVADLAITGMGIPGYLGAELSDVEFIAVAHPDHALHRLNRELSFQDLETQMQVVIRDSGRQQPRDVGWLGAEQRWTVGSLATAATFVSSGLGFAWLPRHMIERELKEGTLKLLPLDQGGSRNPSFYLYSNKDKPLGPATQILIELLRTFDTLPLDAPFAAPEQA comes from the coding sequence ATGAAAGCGCCCCGCGTGACCCTTGATCAATGGCGAACATTGCAGGCCGTGGTCGACCACGGCGGCTTTGCGCAGGCCGCCGAGGCCCTGCACCGTTCGCAATCGTCGGTGAGCTACACCGTCGCCCGCATGCAGGATCAGCTTGGCGTGCCGTTGCTGCGCATCGACGGGCGTAAAGCGGTGCTCACCGAAGCCGGCGGCGTGTTGCTGCGCCGCTCGCGGCAACTGGTGAAACAGGCCAGCCAACTGGAAGACCTCGCCCACCATATGGAACAAGGCTGGGAGGCCGAAGTGCGGCTGGTGGTCGACGCGGCTTACCCGAGCGCACGCATCGTCCGCGCGTTGACCGCGTTCATGCCGCAGAGCCGTGGCTGCCGCGTGCGTCTGCGCGAGGAAGTATTGTCCGGCGTTGAGGAAGTGCTGCTCGAAGGCGTGGCCGATCTGGCCATCACCGGCATGGGCATCCCCGGCTACCTCGGCGCGGAATTGAGCGACGTCGAGTTTATCGCCGTGGCCCATCCCGACCATGCCCTGCATCGGCTCAATCGCGAGCTGAGCTTCCAGGACCTGGAAACCCAAATGCAGGTGGTGATCCGCGACTCCGGCCGCCAACAACCACGGGACGTCGGCTGGCTCGGCGCCGAGCAGCGCTGGACCGTCGGCAGCCTCGCCACCGCCGCGACGTTTGTCAGCAGTGGCCTGGGTTTCGCCTGGCTGCCACGACACATGATCGAACGCGAATTGAAAGAAGGCACGCTCAAGCTGCTACCGTTGGATCAGGGCGGCAGCCGCAACCCGAGTTTCTACCTGTATTCAAACAAGGACAAACCGCTGGGCCCGGCCACGCAAATCCTTATCGAACTGCTGCGTACCTTCGACACTTTGCCGCTGGACGCACCGTTCGCCGCCCCCGAACAAGCCTGA
- the aqpZ gene encoding aquaporin Z, whose protein sequence is MSLFKRSVTELLGTFWLVLGGCGSAVIAASSPLGIGVLGVALAFGLTVLTMAFAIGHISGCHLNPAVSVGLVVGGRFPAKELPAYIIAQVLGAILAAALIAHIASGKEGFDIAAGLASNGYGEHSPGKYSMAAGFVTELVMTAMFVIIILGATDRRAPAGLAPIAIGLALTLIHLISIPVTNTSVNPARSTGPALIVGGWAIAQLWMFWVAPLIGAVVGGGIYRWLGKEES, encoded by the coding sequence ATGTCTCTGTTCAAACGTTCAGTTACTGAGTTGCTGGGTACATTCTGGTTGGTATTGGGAGGTTGCGGCAGCGCCGTGATCGCCGCTTCATCACCTTTGGGAATCGGGGTGCTGGGGGTCGCCCTGGCGTTTGGTCTGACGGTACTGACCATGGCGTTCGCCATTGGCCACATCAGCGGATGCCACCTCAACCCGGCGGTCTCGGTCGGGCTGGTGGTCGGCGGTCGGTTTCCGGCCAAAGAACTGCCTGCTTACATCATTGCCCAGGTACTCGGGGCGATTCTCGCGGCAGCGCTGATCGCGCACATCGCCAGCGGCAAGGAAGGCTTCGACATCGCCGCCGGTCTGGCCTCCAACGGTTATGGCGAACACTCCCCCGGCAAGTATTCGATGGCCGCAGGCTTCGTCACGGAACTGGTGATGACCGCGATGTTCGTGATCATCATTCTCGGCGCCACCGATAGACGCGCTCCGGCGGGGCTGGCCCCGATTGCCATCGGTCTGGCCCTGACGCTCATTCACCTGATCTCGATTCCTGTGACCAACACCTCGGTCAACCCGGCCCGCAGCACCGGCCCGGCGCTGATTGTCGGCGGCTGGGCGATCGCGCAGTTGTGGATGTTCTGGGTCGCGCCGCTGATTGGCGCGGTAGTCGGTGGCGGGATCTATCGCTGGTTGGGTAAAGAGGAGTCCTGA
- a CDS encoding mechanosensitive ion channel family protein yields the protein MDFKQLWLKAQDLWGTLEQHPFLQAGLALTLLLVIALVLGRVARYLILHASRMLGRQPSLHWINDFRHNKVFQRLAQMTPSLVIQFGLHLVPELSKTAMTFLGNVALSFTILFLLLSISALLNALLDIYARTEHARTRSIKGYVQLAKMVLYVFGAIIIVATLIDRSPLLLLSGLGAMSAVILLVYKDTLLSFVASVQLTSNDMLRVGDWIEMPQVGADGDVVDITLHTVKVQNFDKTIVSIPTWRLMSESFRNWRGMQQSGGRRIKRSLFIDASGVRFIRDDEEEKLSQVHLLTGYMSRKKAELKAWNEAQGNVAAMSANRRRMTNIGTFRAYALAYLKSHVEVQPNMTCMVRQMQTTAQGIPLEIYCFTTTTVWADYERIQGDIFDYLLAVLPEFGLSLYQQPSGGDLRTGLLPAVLGASHIPEPEKHLM from the coding sequence ATGGATTTCAAACAGCTCTGGCTCAAAGCCCAGGACCTCTGGGGCACCCTCGAACAGCATCCGTTCCTGCAGGCCGGCCTCGCCTTGACCCTGCTGCTGGTGATCGCGCTGGTACTCGGACGAGTGGCGCGTTATCTGATCCTGCACGCCAGTCGCATGCTCGGTCGCCAGCCGTCCCTGCACTGGATCAACGACTTTCGCCACAACAAGGTGTTTCAGCGCCTGGCGCAGATGACGCCGTCGCTGGTGATCCAGTTCGGCCTGCACCTGGTGCCCGAACTGAGCAAAACCGCGATGACGTTCCTTGGCAACGTCGCGCTGTCGTTCACCATTCTGTTCCTGCTGCTGTCGATCAGCGCCCTGCTCAATGCCTTGCTCGACATCTACGCGCGCACCGAACACGCCCGTACCCGCTCGATCAAAGGCTACGTGCAACTGGCAAAAATGGTCTTGTACGTGTTTGGCGCGATCATCATCGTCGCCACGCTGATCGACCGCTCGCCGCTGTTGCTGCTGTCCGGTCTTGGCGCGATGTCGGCGGTGATTCTGTTGGTCTACAAGGACACTCTGCTGTCGTTCGTTGCCAGCGTGCAACTGACCAGCAACGACATGCTGCGGGTCGGCGACTGGATCGAGATGCCGCAAGTCGGCGCCGATGGTGACGTGGTCGACATCACGTTGCACACGGTCAAGGTGCAGAACTTCGACAAGACCATCGTCTCGATCCCGACCTGGCGGCTGATGTCCGAGTCGTTCAGAAACTGGCGCGGCATGCAGCAGTCCGGCGGGCGACGGATCAAGCGCAGCCTGTTCATCGACGCCAGCGGCGTGCGTTTCATTCGCGATGATGAAGAAGAAAAGCTCTCCCAGGTGCACCTGCTGACCGGCTACATGAGCCGCAAGAAAGCCGAACTCAAGGCGTGGAACGAGGCGCAGGGCAACGTCGCAGCAATGTCGGCCAACCGTCGGCGCATGACCAACATCGGCACCTTTCGCGCTTATGCGCTGGCGTATCTGAAGAGTCATGTCGAGGTTCAGCCGAACATGACCTGCATGGTCCGGCAGATGCAGACCACGGCGCAGGGCATTCCGCTGGAAATCTACTGCTTCACGACGACCACGGTGTGGGCCGATTACGAGCGGATTCAGGGGGATATTTTCGATTATCTGCTGGCGGTGCTGCCGGAGTTTGGTTTGAGCCTGTATCAGCAGCCGAGTGGTGGGGATTTGCGTACCGGGTTGCTGCCGGCGGTGTTGGGCGCAAGCCACATTCCCGAACCTGAAAAACATCTGATGTAA
- a CDS encoding 3-phosphoglycerate kinase, whose protein sequence is MKKFCCVLLALLPLTAFAYPIDVQKNLNGMKIDYESFDTDNDIGSIRVSNYGDVDATCKAVFNNGPEAPRTRTIDVPAGKHKNATAKFTREIIKLRINLTCTPK, encoded by the coding sequence ATGAAAAAATTCTGTTGTGTGTTGCTGGCGCTGCTGCCGCTGACGGCGTTTGCGTATCCGATCGATGTGCAGAAAAACCTCAACGGCATGAAGATCGATTACGAGTCCTTCGATACGGACAACGACATCGGCTCCATACGAGTGAGCAACTACGGTGATGTCGATGCGACCTGCAAAGCGGTGTTCAACAATGGCCCGGAGGCGCCGCGCACCCGCACCATCGATGTGCCTGCCGGCAAACATAAAAACGCCACGGCCAAGTTCACCCGAGAGATCATCAAGCTGCGCATCAACCTGACCTGCACCCCGAAATAA
- a CDS encoding peptidylprolyl isomerase — MLKKLALAAGTVLFAANLMAATPAKAPHVLLDTTNGQIEIELDPVKAPISTKNFLDYVNSGFYTNTIFHRVIPGFMAQGGGFTPQMQQKDTKAPIKNEASNGLHNVRGTLSMARTSNPDSATSQFFINVADNAFLDPGRDAGYAVFAKVVKGMDVVDIIVNSQTTTKSGMQNVPVDPVIIKSAKVID, encoded by the coding sequence ATGCTGAAAAAACTCGCCCTCGCCGCCGGTACCGTGCTGTTCGCTGCCAACCTGATGGCGGCCACGCCAGCCAAGGCACCACACGTGCTGCTGGACACCACCAACGGCCAGATCGAAATCGAGCTGGACCCGGTCAAGGCGCCGATCAGTACCAAAAACTTTCTCGATTACGTCAACAGCGGCTTTTACACCAACACGATTTTCCACCGTGTGATCCCGGGTTTCATGGCTCAGGGTGGCGGTTTCACCCCGCAGATGCAGCAGAAAGACACCAAGGCACCGATCAAGAACGAAGCCAGCAACGGCCTGCATAACGTTCGCGGCACCTTGTCGATGGCGCGCACCTCCAACCCTGACTCGGCCACCAGCCAGTTCTTCATCAACGTGGCTGACAATGCTTTCCTCGATCCGGGTCGTGATGCCGGTTACGCGGTGTTCGCCAAAGTGGTCAAGGGCATGGACGTGGTCGACATCATCGTCAACTCGCAGACCACCACCAAAAGCGGCATGCAAAACGTGCCAGTCGACCCTGTGATCATCAAGTCGGCCAAAGTCATCGACTAA
- a CDS encoding ABC transporter ATP-binding protein has translation MLYRRFEQLIDIFREAPTASPPDRVLPFYTYYLKQVWPSFAALLVVGLFAALIEVALFSYLSRIIDLAQGTPNPNFFSDHALELTWMLVVALVLRPIFFGLHDLLVHQTLSPGMTSMIRWQNHSYVLKQSLNFFQNDFAGRIAQRIMQTGNSLRDSAVQAVDALWHVVIYAISSLVLFAEADWRLIIPLLTWIAAYIGALYYFVPRVKDRSVEASDARSKLMGRIVDGYTNIATLKLFAHTNFEQHYAKEAIEEQTVKAQMAGRVVTSMDVAITAMNGLLIVGTTALALWLWTQSLISVGAIALATGLVIRIVNMSGWIMWVVTGIFENIGMVQDGLRTISQPVSVTDHEQAKPLDVARGEVRFEHVDFHYGKKKGIIGDLNLTIKPGEKIGLIGPSGAGKSTLVNLLLRLYDVEGGRIVIDGQNIAEVGQESLRARIGMITQDTSLLHRSIRDNLLYGKPDATDAELWDAVHKARADEFIPLLSDAEGRTGFDAHVGERGVKLSGGQRQRIAIARVLLKDAPILIMDEATSALDSEVEAAIQESLETLMQGKTVIAIAHRLSTIARMDRLVVLENGKIAESGTHAELLAHRGLYARLWAHQTGGFVGID, from the coding sequence ATGCTCTATCGCCGTTTCGAACAACTGATCGACATTTTTCGTGAAGCCCCGACGGCGTCTCCGCCGGACCGCGTTCTCCCCTTCTACACCTATTACCTGAAGCAGGTCTGGCCAAGTTTTGCCGCCCTGCTCGTCGTCGGCCTGTTCGCCGCGCTGATCGAAGTGGCGCTGTTCAGTTACCTGAGCCGCATCATCGACCTGGCCCAAGGCACACCGAACCCGAATTTCTTCAGCGACCACGCCCTCGAACTGACGTGGATGCTGGTGGTTGCGCTGGTGCTGCGGCCGATCTTCTTTGGCCTGCACGACCTGTTGGTACATCAGACCCTGAGCCCGGGCATGACCAGCATGATCCGCTGGCAGAACCACAGTTACGTGCTCAAGCAGAGCCTGAATTTCTTCCAGAACGACTTCGCCGGACGCATCGCCCAACGCATCATGCAGACCGGCAACTCGCTGCGTGACTCGGCGGTGCAAGCGGTGGATGCGCTGTGGCATGTGGTGATCTACGCGATCAGTTCGCTGGTGTTGTTCGCCGAGGCCGACTGGCGCCTGATAATCCCGTTGCTGACGTGGATCGCCGCGTACATCGGCGCGTTGTATTACTTCGTGCCACGGGTGAAGGATCGCTCGGTGGAAGCCTCTGACGCGCGCTCGAAACTGATGGGCCGGATCGTCGATGGCTACACCAACATCGCCACGCTGAAGCTGTTCGCCCACACCAATTTCGAACAGCACTACGCCAAGGAAGCCATCGAAGAACAAACGGTCAAGGCGCAAATGGCCGGCCGCGTGGTCACCAGCATGGACGTGGCGATCACCGCCATGAACGGCTTGTTGATCGTCGGCACCACTGCGCTGGCGCTGTGGTTGTGGACGCAATCGCTGATCAGCGTCGGCGCCATCGCCCTGGCCACCGGCCTGGTGATCCGTATCGTCAACATGTCCGGCTGGATCATGTGGGTGGTCACCGGCATTTTCGAGAACATCGGTATGGTGCAGGACGGTCTGCGGACCATCTCGCAACCGGTCAGCGTCACTGATCACGAACAGGCCAAACCGCTGGATGTGGCCCGTGGCGAAGTGCGTTTCGAGCACGTGGATTTTCACTACGGCAAGAAGAAAGGCATCATCGGCGACCTCAACCTGACCATCAAACCGGGCGAAAAAATCGGCCTGATCGGGCCGTCCGGCGCCGGCAAATCGACCTTGGTCAACCTGCTGTTGCGCCTGTACGACGTCGAAGGCGGGCGCATTGTGATCGATGGGCAGAATATCGCCGAAGTCGGCCAGGAGAGCCTGCGCGCGCGCATCGGCATGATCACTCAGGACACTTCGCTGTTGCACCGTTCGATCCGCGACAATTTGCTCTACGGCAAACCCGACGCAACGGATGCAGAGCTTTGGGACGCGGTGCACAAGGCCCGTGCCGATGAGTTCATTCCATTGCTGTCGGACGCTGAAGGCCGTACCGGTTTCGATGCGCACGTTGGCGAACGCGGAGTGAAGTTGTCCGGCGGCCAGCGTCAGCGCATCGCGATTGCCCGCGTGCTGCTCAAGGACGCGCCGATCCTGATCATGGACGAAGCGACCTCGGCACTGGACTCGGAGGTCGAAGCGGCGATTCAGGAAAGCCTGGAAACCCTGATGCAGGGCAAAACCGTGATCGCGATTGCCCACCGCCTCTCGACCATCGCGCGCATGGATCGGCTGGTGGTGCTGGAAAACGGCAAGATTGCCGAAAGCGGCACCCATGCCGAGTTGCTGGCCCACCGTGGGCTGTATGCGCGGCTGTGGGCACACCAGACCGGGGGGTTTGTCGGGATCGATTGA